The Cucumis melo cultivar AY chromosome 5, USDA_Cmelo_AY_1.0, whole genome shotgun sequence genome has a segment encoding these proteins:
- the LOC103498999 gene encoding pollen receptor-like kinase 3 — protein MGAVRIVFLIILVGGGGLPLCCPLSENEALLKLKESFTHSESLNSWNPDSVPCSAQWTGIICNRGVITGLHLSDLQLSGKIDVEALLQLRGLRTISFVNNKFSGPIPEFNKIGVLKSLLLTGNHFSGAIPSDFFSSLTSLKKVWLSSNNFSGNIPHSLAQLSHLIELHLESNQFSGPIPHLKHASIITSLDLSNNKLEGQIPDILSKFDAKAFAGNEGLCGNPLPKSCGARIPEDQKPSSSPPGESQGNVSKLVVASLIAVTVFLMVFIFLSASKRREDEFSVLGRERMEEVVEVHVPSSGHDKQSSRKGGGDSKRGSQQGKAGMSDLVVVNEDKGIFGLADLMKAAAEVLGNGGLGSAYKAVMSNGLSVVVKRMREMNKLGKDGFDAEMRRLGRLRHHNILTPLAYHYRREEKLLVSEYIPKGSLLYVLHGDRGACHADLNWATRLRIVQGIARGLGFLHSEFATYDLPHGNLKSSNVLLCDNYEPLLSDYAFHPLINPNNATQAMFAYRSPEYAQYQEVSPKSDVYCLGIIILEIMTSKFPSQYLTNGKGGTDVVQWVSSAVSEKREAELIDPEIANDTDALDRMVNLLTIGADCTHNNPQQRPEMREAIRRIEEI, from the exons ATGGGCGCTGTTCGAATTGTGTTCTTGATCATCCTTGTGGGGGGTGGTGGCCTACCTTTGTGTTGTCCCTTGTCCGAGAACGAGGCTCTGCTGAAGCTGAAGGAATCATTTACTCATTCTGAATCCTTGAATTCCTGGAACCCAGACTCAGTACCCTGCTCGGCTCAATGGACTGGCATCATCTGTAATAGGGGCGTCATCACGGGCCTACATCTCTCCGACCTTCAACTGTCAGGCAAGATCGACGTGGAAGCTCTCCTCCAGCTTCGTGGTCTTCGAACCATTAGCTTCGTCAACAACAAATTCTCCGGCCCCATTCCGGAATTCAACAAAATTGGCGTTCTCAAGTCCCTCCTCCTCACTGGGAACCACTTCTCCGGGGCTATCCCAAGCGATTTCTTTTCCTCTCTTACCTCCCTAAAAAAGGTGTGGCTCTCCTCCAACAACTTCTCCGGAAACATTCCACACTCTCTGGCACAACTCTCTCATTTGATCGAACTCCACCTTGAGAGCAACCAATTCTCGGGGCCCATCCCCCACCTCAAACACGCCTCCATCATAACCTCCCTTGATCTCTCCAACAACAAGCTCGAGGGTCAAATACCGGACATCCTCTCCAAATTCGACGCGAAGGCATTTGCTGGAAACGAAGGCCTCTGCGGGAACCCACTCCCCAAATCTTGCGGGGCCCGGATTCCTGAAGATCAGAAGCCCTCTTCTTCACCTCCTGGGGAATCTCAAGGTAACGTTTCTAAGTTGGTTGTGGCATCCTTGATAGCCGTGACTGTATTTCTGATGGTGTTCATATTCCTGAGCGCCTCCAAGAGGAGAGAGGATGAGTTCAGCGTGCTGGGGAGGGAGCGGATGGAGGAGGTGGTGGAGGTGCACGTCCCGAGTTCTGGCCACGACAAGCAGTCGAGTAGAAAAGGAGGTGGGGACTCCAAGAGAGGCTCACAACAGGGGAAGGCGGGGATGAGCGATCTCGTGGTGGTCAATGAAGACAAAGGTATATTTGGGTTGGCGGATTTGATGAAGGCAGCAGCAGAGGTTCTAGGGAATGGGGGCTTGGGCTCCGCATACAAGGCGGTCATGTCCAACGGGCTGTCGGTGGTGGTAAAGAGAATGAGAGAGATGAACAAACTAGGGAAGGATGGGTTCGATGCAGAGATGAGGCGTCTTGGAAGACTGCGCCATCACAACATATTAACGCCTTTGGCCTATCATTACAGGAGAGAGGAGAAACTGTTGGTGTCAGAATACATTCCAAAGGGAAGCCTCTTGTATGTGTTGCATG GTGACCGTGGAGCCTGCCATGCGGACCTCAACTGGGCCACCCGATTAAGGATCGTGCAGGGGATCGCAAGGGGATTGGGGTTCCTACATTCAGAATTTGCAACCTATGATCTGCCGCATGGGAATCTGAAATCTAGCAACGTTCTTCTATGCGACAACTATGAGCCACTTCTGAGCGACTACGCCTTCCATCCCCTTATCAATCCCAACAATGCGACACAAGCAATGTTCGCATACAGATCCCCTGAGTACGCCCAATACCAAGAAGTCTCTCCCAAGTCTGATGTTTATTGTCTTGGCATTATCATTCTTGAAATCATGACCAGTAAATTTCCTTCTCAATATCTTACAAATGGCAAGGGTGGCACCGATGTGGTGCAATGGGTCTCCTCCGCCGTTTCTGAGAAGAGGGAGGCTGAACTCATCGATCCTGAGATTGCAAACGACACTGATGCACTTGATCGCATGGTCAACCTCCTCACAATAGGTGCAGATTGCACCCATAACAATCCTCAGCAACGGCCAGAAATGAGGGAAGCCATTAGGAGAATAGAAGAGATATGA
- the LOC103498989 gene encoding oligouridylate-binding protein 1-like, whose protein sequence is MQYQRLRQQAMMQQSLYPHPGLLAAPQIEPILSGNLPPGFDSSTCRSVYVGNIHPQVTEPLLQEVFSSIGPIEGCKLIRKEKSSYGFVDYFDRRSAAVSIISLNGRNLFGQPIKVNWAYASSQREDTSGHFNIFVGDLSPEVTDATLFACFSVYPSCSDARVMWDQKTGRSRGYGFVAFRNEQDAQSAINDINGKWLGSRQIRCNWATKGANSGDDKQSSDSRSVVELTSGTSDGGQEKSNEDAPENNPQYTTVYVGNLAPEVTSVDLHRYFHALGAGTIEDVRVQRDKGFGFVRYSTHAEAALAIQTGNARVVCGKPIKCSWGSKPTPPGTNSTPLPPPNVGHMPGLSAADLASYERQMAFSKMGAAQALMHPQAAQHALKQAAMGMGMGIGMGGAGTSQTIYDGGFQNIATTQQLMYY, encoded by the exons ATGCAGTATCAGAGGCTTAGACAGCAGGCAATGATGCAGCAGTCTCTGTATCCCCATCCTGGCCTCCTCGCTGCTCCTCAG ATAGAGCCTATCTTGAGTGGAAACCTGCCTCCTGGCTTTGATTCAAGTACATGCCGCAGTGT GTATGTTGGAAACATTCATCCCCAAGTCACCGAGCCTCTACTTCAAGAAGTTTTTTCAAGTATTGGACCCATAGAAGGGTGTAAGCTCATCAGGAAGGAGAAG TCATCCTATGGTTTTGTGGATTACTTCGATCGCAGATCGGCTGCAGTTTCTATTATTTCTCTCAATGGAAGAAACTT GTTTGGACAGCCTATAAAAGTTAATTGGGCATATGCAAGTAGTCAGAGGGAAGATACATCTG GtcattttaatatatttgttgGTGATCTCAGCCCTGAGGTTACAGATGCTACATTGTTTGCATGCTTTTCTGTTTACCCCAGTTGTTC GGATGCACGGGTTATGTGGGACCAGAAAACTGGACGTTCGAGGGGTTATGGTTTTGTTGCTTTTCGGAATGAGCAG GATGCTCAAAGTGCAATTAATGACATAAATG GAAAGTGGCTTGGGAGTCGACAGATTAGGTGTAATTGGGCCACAAAAGGTGCGAATTCTGGCGATGACAAACAGAGTTCAGATTCCAGAAGTGTTGTAGAGCTTACATCTGGAACTTCAG ATGGTGGTCAGGAGAAATCCAATGAGGACGCACCTGAGAACAATCCTCAATACACAACCGTCTATGTGGGAAATCTTGCTCCTGAG GTTACTTCAGTTGATCTCCACCGTTATTTTCATGCCCTTGGTGCCGGGACAATTGAAGATGTTAGGGTACAACGGGATAAAGGTTTTGGGTTTGTGAGATATAGCACTCATGCTGAAGCAGCTTTAGCCATCCAAACAGGCAATGCTAGAGTTGTCTGTGGCAAACCAATTAAG TGTTCATGGGGTAGCAAGCCAACCCCGCCAGGGACAAATTCTACCCCTCTTCCTCCACCGAATGTGGGACACATGCCAGGTCTGTCTGCAGCCGATCTTGCTTCCTATGAACGGCAAATGGCATTTAGCAAAATGGGTGCGGCACAAGCGCTAATGCATCCACAGGCGGCTCAGCATGCCCTCAAGCAGGCAGCCATGGGAATGGGGATGGGAATTGGGATGGGTGGTGCGGGCACAAGTCAAACTATATATGATGGTGGGTTCCAAAATATTGCAACCACCCAACAGCTCATGTATTACTAG